The genomic DNA TGCTCGTCTCCCCTCCCGCCGCGTTCCTTCCCCTGAGCTCCGGCCGTATGCCGCTCCCCGAGCCGTCGGCGGCGGTCCCCTCGCTGCGCGCGGAGGGTGCGCTCTGTTGCCTGCGCCGCCCTCTGGCCGCGGCACccccctccccgcgccgccgcgccaacccctccccgcgccgtcccctccccgcgccgccgcgccgacccGCTGCCCTCCCCGCGTCGCCGCGCAGGCCGACGCGTTCCATGGAGTCGCCGATCCCCTGTCCGGTGTCGTCCAACGCGCCGGAATTGTCCCGCGCACCCTTGGACGTCTCCTaccggggcgccgccgcagtcTGTCCTAAGGCGGCCTCTGCCCGACTGCCGTGCCCGGTCCGGAGGTGGCCTCCCCCCGACCGCGGCGTGGCGTGGTCCGCGGCTATCGCCGCCTCCGACGCCAAGTTGGCGGCTGCCGCTTCCGCGGAGGCTGCGGCAGAGGCTAGCGCGGCAGCTGCGGCTTCTGCGGAGGCCGCGGCAGAGGCTAGCGCGGCAGCTGCGGCTTCTGCGGAGGCCGCGGCAGAGGCTAGCGAGGCAGCTGCAAAGGCAAGGGCGGCGGGCGGTGTGGCAAGgccggctgccgctgctgcaaACGCTAGCGCGGCTGCTGCAAAGGCCAACGTGGCCGCCCACGAGGCCGTGAATGCCAACACCGTCGCCACCAACAAGGTAAGAAGAATTTGTTTCCAACATGGATGAATGAAGTTTGCAACATGGATTCATGAAATTTCGTCGAAAATGAGCTAATACATGATCTTGTGCACTTTGATTAGGACGAATCATGTTTGAAGAGCCATATGACACACGCCATTAACAGGCTTGCTGTGACATCCCATGTCACTAAACACATTTAACGGCTTAATCCCAGTTTCATTTGCATAAGCACTGCATGTTTATTTCGATTTCAATTCAATTTGtgaatcaaaatttgaattatacTCTCAGAAATTGAGTTGAACTTGAAAATTTGTCAAAAGGAGAATTGGAGCCAAACATTTATTCCACAACATTCATGTTTGGTCAAACTTCAAAATTGCATTTTAAACCCTTggtcaattcaaattcaaatggaAGGTTTAATTcaaattaattcaaaaatggTATGTTACGAAGGAACTTCAAATTTTCCCAAAACAAGTGCACCTCCAAAAATTCACATATGAAGTATATCCCAAATAAGAATTTTAGCCAAAATTTGAACCCAAGTTGAATTCATTTAAACCCTCAAATAAATcctcaaaatttaaaaaatttcaaactttGAGAGGCTATaactcaaattcaaatttgtttcaaGAGCTCAAATTTGACCGGAGTAATCTTTGTTCCATAAACTTTACAACAAGTATTTTTGCGCGATTTTTGAAATTCATTTGAATCCTCAAATCTCTGTTTGAATCATCAGTTCAaatgaaaaatcaaaaaaatgaaaaaccgTCGCAGCAGCCGTGCAACATCTCGcttcctctgctccgcccgGATTTCGCGCTCTCCCGTCGACGGTGAGTCACCGCCGGCCACTGTGCGTCTGTCAGCCCGTCCCCTCGGCCATCACTCCCCGTCCTCGCTGCTCCCACGCTGATCTTTTCTCCTCCGTCGCCTGGAAACAGCCGAGATCGGCTATAAAATGCAGCCgaacctttcttcttcctctctggcGTTTGCTTTGTTGCCTCTATGTGGCGTGGTGGTAAGCATCTTGAAACTTTTTGTGGTAGACTTTTTTAGCCTCTATGTTTAacccataaaattttcagacaTTAATTCAATGTTTTACTGTTATTTTATGTATTTCCTTGTATCTGTTTTAATTAGTTCTTTAATTAAAATACTTCCTAATAGCCAATAATTCCCAAATTTGAATGAGAGTCATTTTGAACTATTAGGAGCCTCTGTAAAAATATTGAGAGCTTGGAAACTTTTCTAACAAGCCAAACCTTTAATTGtctttatttatttaattaaaTTCAAACTGTTGTGATTTTGCATTAGAGTTCACACCTCAATTAAATCCCAAATTTAATTTCAATTGTTCCAACTTGCATCATGACATCACCTTGCACTCATAAATTGTTTGGTTGAATTAACCATGCATTATCCAAGATCATCACATTATTTTATTGCATTTCAACTTACGCACACATGCATACCGTACTGTCGGCAGAACTCGACGAGCCTGAGGTGCAGTACGAGCAGGACACCGACGTTGCTGCAGAGGACGTAGGAGCTGAAGGGCAAGAAGCTGCTCCAGAGGACACTGCTAACCCCgacccttcctccctctcctctgtcgaccaaggcaagccccggtgcattatTTAATTTAAGTTAGGCTTAATATATGCACTTATATATATGTCcatatttattgtgcatttacgtggtctaggaattgtttgaaacctttGCATGAGCCAACCCACAAATATCGTACCCATCCTATTATAGTAGGAGTAGGACTCGTGTACTTGGCTTTGCAAATGGTAGAAGTCGATAGTTGGATTGGTTCCGCtatcgcgagatataggtcatTTGTCCTGCTTTGAAAGCTGGCAAATGTGAATCATAAAAAGTTGAGTTACTTGAAATGTTAAATATGAATTGAGGATTGAACGAGTGCGCGCAGGATATGGAATATCGTTCATATATCCGGGATATTGAACAAGGTTCTCATATCTGCCTCGTTTGACCGATTAAGGACTCGACGCGTTGTTGTGCATACCAGGTTTGAACAATGCCATTGCATACTGGTGCCTACACGCAGGAAACCTATGTAACTTCGTTAGGCTTACGAGGTGAAGACCTGGAACGCGCTCCGCTCTGTAGGTGGATCGGGTCGGCGGTGCAGGTATGGCAATGAACTCGCAAGCGTTGCAGTGAGTAGAGCCAAATGCATTCGGGCTGAGCGGTTGCAGTGACACTTCGTAATCCGCGTCGTGAATGGTGGCCACGGTGCATGAAGATGCAACGTGTCGTGCAATGGGCGAAATCTTACAAGATTGGAAATCGATTCGAATCGCCGTACTCTCGGTATAGAGAACCCTGATCCCTGTGCATATTCGTAGTAACAACGGGAATGTGAGTGAGATGATGATGGTTGGAATATAATCAATTATTGATTGAACTTGATTGAATTTTAGCTCAGGTGCAAAACTAGAACTCTAGGTTAATACTAAGTCTGATGCTAAAACCTGAATTAAGGATTCACGCCTAGTAAGCTGTAGGCTTTTCTAGGTCAGCTTCCACCAAACAGAATTCCGTCATATCCTTGAAAGTCGGAACATTAATTATAGTTCCTattcgggtaagccttgctgagtatctTTATACTCAGGCTGCTTTGATTAACTTTTTAGGAGCTTTAGCTGAAGATGACTACACTCGCTACGTCGACAAGCAAGGCGTGTGGACTTTGGATCCCCATCCCTGGTGCTGAAGATTTGCGTCCCTTTGCGTGTGTGTGTTTTGCATGCCTCGTTGGGCTAGAGGCTGTAAACTCTTAAGTATTGCTTGACGTACTCTTATGCGACGATAAGCCAGGTTTGTAATTTAAAGACTTCCGCCGTGTACTGAGATGATGTAAGTTTTTGGAACGGACGTGAAACCGTTAAGGTATTGTAATATATTTGGTTTGACAGGTTTAatcactacaagaaatgtggtgatctatgacgaaaattttatgATATTTTAATGGAGCGTCACAATTGCACacaatctatgacgaatttgAAGGTATGGACCCTAGGCCCACAACTTTATGgcgttttattgaattcgtcataattgagcccacaaaatATGATGTTTTATTAAATTCGTCATAATTTAGCCCACAAAACATGACGTTTTAACATTAATGTCATAAAAATCGTCATAGCTATTTTAACTATATGTTTTGACAATTTCATTTTTAATTCAAgttttttcttctcttattTGATGCTTAGGTGGCAACCTAGTCAGCGCACAAGTGGTCTGCTGATTGGGCCCACTTGCGAGCCAGGTCAGCAGCGGTCTGCTGATTGGGCCCACTTGCGAGCCAGGTCAGCAGCGGCACTTACGCAGCGctagtaaaataaaaaaaaatgcgCCTTGCGCGCAAGGTCTGGGAGTTGATCCCGCGACCTACGGCCAGGCAGTGAAGATGCTTACCACCACGCCACTTGATTGCATGTGGTTGTGTTTAGAACAATATTTTCTTTGTAGTGTTGTTGCATAACAGCCAAATGAAAAAGTGACATCCCGTGAGTCAACCCGCGAGTCCGGCCAGGCGCAGCGCTGCATCCCGCggcacctgcgccgccgctgcataCTACgtgaccggcgccggcgccgaggctCCTCCCCTCCGGCGCGGCCTCCTCTCCGCGGCTCTTCCCCTCCGGCGCGCCCTCCCCTCCGTGGCTCCTCCCCTCCGGGGAGGCCCTCCACTGCGTCTCCTCCCCTTCGGCGTGGCTCGCCGCCACGGCTCGTCCCCTCCGGCACGGCGGCCTTCAATAGCTTGGACACGCTGGAATCATCGATTGGTGGGCACCCGTCTTGtctttccccttcttcctcgcgtGAGCACTGGCCGGCATCCAAAGGtatatcaatttttttcttggttGTGTTGATAGTAGCTTATGGATTCAAGCAGATTTGTTAATTGGGGGTTTTTTTATGCAATGCTTGTCTAGATGGATCGAAGTTGGGTGCGTGGTAAATTATTTTCTCCAGAATACATGGATGGTGTCAAACAATTTATGAGCTTTATTAAAGGGAAATTCAGTGACAATTTATGAACTGAAGGGAATATAAGGCCCGTGGAACCTAAGATTGCTGCAATGTATGCCACTGAATGCAACATTGCAGTCAGGAATCATATTCCTGTGTTCAAGCACTAGAAGGAATACAAGAAGCACCCTGCGCTGTTTGAGCTATTTTTGGGAAGACTACGTGTAATTACCTTGCCCTAAATTAATTGCAATTGCCTTTCTGGACTACAATTATATTGGCATTATACTCCTAGATGTGGGCAAATGGTAATTGCACCTTATACAATTATTTTTCACTAGAATATGGAAATGTAAATGTGGCTGTACATTTTTAGCTGCTGGATTTTAGAAATGAATTTTAGTTACTGTAATTTCTTATTGCAAGTTGTTTATTCCTTGTGTTAGTTGCAAAATTTCTTATACATGTTTCAACATATGGATAGGCAAAGTTTGACATCGACACAAGTAATGAAGTAGTCAGAAAGGGTTGCTTGGAGATGATGCAATCTGCAGTTCGCCAACAGCGATACAAGCTGAAAAAAGATTTCTTTGATTCTGTTCCTCTACATCTGGTTAGGAAAACTTCTCCTGTAAAAGTGATGAGTAATGAACAGTGAATTGACCTTGTGGACTCATGGATGACCCCCAAAAAAATGGTATTTTCCAGAAAACAGGACTCTATGCTTGTACATGCTAATCTTTCACGTTTCTTACATGTATTGTCTTTTGATGTAGGAGGCAAGTCGAAAGAACAAAG from Panicum virgatum strain AP13 chromosome 7N, P.virgatum_v5, whole genome shotgun sequence includes the following:
- the LOC120680940 gene encoding testis-specific gene A8 protein-like: MESPIPCPVSSNAPELSRAPLDVSYRGAAAVCPKAASARLPCPVRRWPPPDRGVAWSAAIAASDAKLAAAASAEAAAEASAAAAASAEAAAEASAAAAASAEAAAEASEAAAKARAAGGVARPAAAAANASAAAAKANVAAHEAVNANTVATNKKLS